AAATATTTGGAGAAATGAAAGACAAAGACCATACTTTAATTGGACAAGTAGACTGGGAAAGCTACTATGATGGAAAAGGATTTAAAAATTTGACTGGTAAAGAGTTTTTAGATTTAATAAAAACTGATAAGAACTTTAAAGATATAATTGGAAATGATGATGAATTTAACTCAAATCCTAGAGATACACTGACAAATAGATATTATACATTTACATTGAAAGTGGAAGGCAGAGATGAGATGGTTATGCCAATTATGGACTTTAAATATGATGATAAATTGTTTACAAGATTGCTGAATGGCGAAACCATAACACTTGATAAAAATTATTATATGGCTATGGGAGATAACACTTCAAACAGTAAGGACACAAGATATTTTGGACTTGTGGCAGAACCTAGAATTAAAGGTGAATTACTTGTAAGATGGTGGCCGTTGACTAGAATTGGGCTATTATAATTTGAGAGTATTTACAAATGTGTTCGTTTTTAATATTATAAATAAGAGTTTGATAAAGGTAAAGAAAAAATGGAGAATAAAATGGAAAATATTGTCAGTGAATTGGTTAAAATTCATAATGGAAACTTTAAAAATAAAGTTGGGGATAAATATTTTTCTGAAATGATGTTAAGTGAGCAGTATGAGATATACTGCTTATTTAATTATACGAAAGAAAATATTTTTGTGGAGAAATTAAAAAAAGAAGATAAAAATAAAATTTTAGAAAAAAATCAAAAAGAAAAAACGGATTTGGATAAAAATGAAAAATTTGAGAAAAATGTGTTGGGATATGTCGCATTTTATGGTACAATAGGAAGCATAGATATTTTTGAAATTGCAATAAAAAAAGAATATCAGGGGCAATGTTTTGGTGAAAAATTATTAATTGAAAGCATGGGAAATTTACTTAAAAATAATAAAAATTCAGAAATTAAAAATATACATTTTTCAGAAAATAAGTTTTTGCTGGAAGTTAACGAAAATAATATAAAAGCACTAAAACTTTATAAAAAAATTGGATTTGAACAAATTTCTGTAAGAAAAAATTATTATGGAAATAATGAGGATGCAATAATAATGATGAAAATCATTTAGTTTGAGCATAAATAAAAGTAAGGGAGAGAAATGGGACAGAATAGTATT
This is a stretch of genomic DNA from Leptotrichia hofstadii. It encodes these proteins:
- a CDS encoding GNAT family N-acetyltransferase, with protein sequence MENIVSELVKIHNGNFKNKVGDKYFSEMMLSEQYEIYCLFNYTKENIFVEKLKKEDKNKILEKNQKEKTDLDKNEKFEKNVLGYVAFYGTIGSIDIFEIAIKKEYQGQCFGEKLLIESMGNLLKNNKNSEIKNIHFSENKFLLEVNENNIKALKLYKKIGFEQISVRKNYYGNNEDAIIMMKII